From a single Alloactinosynnema sp. L-07 genomic region:
- the sufC gene encoding Fe-S cluster assembly ATPase SufC, with translation MATLEIKDLHVSVSTDEGPKEILKGVDLTIKAGETHAIMGPNGSGKSTLSYAIAGHPKYQVTSGTVTLDGEDVLAMTVDERARAGLFLAMQYPVEVPGVSMSNFLRTAATAVRGEAPKLRTWVKEVKAAMGELDIDPAFAERSVNEGFSGGEKKRHEILQLALLQPKIAILDETDSGLDVDALRVVSEGVNRFQASGEHGVLLITHYTRILRHITPDFVHVFAGGKIVESGGKELAEQLEAEGYVKYTGTPEAATTA, from the coding sequence ATGGCCACGCTGGAGATCAAGGACCTGCACGTCTCGGTCAGCACCGACGAGGGTCCCAAAGAGATCCTCAAGGGTGTCGACCTGACCATCAAGGCGGGCGAGACCCACGCGATCATGGGCCCCAACGGGTCCGGCAAGTCCACCCTGTCCTACGCCATCGCAGGCCACCCCAAGTACCAGGTGACCTCGGGCACGGTCACGCTCGACGGCGAGGACGTGCTCGCGATGACGGTCGACGAGCGCGCCCGCGCGGGCCTGTTCCTGGCCATGCAGTACCCGGTCGAGGTGCCCGGCGTGTCCATGTCGAACTTCCTGCGCACCGCGGCCACCGCCGTGCGCGGCGAGGCGCCGAAGCTGCGGACCTGGGTCAAGGAGGTCAAGGCGGCGATGGGCGAGCTGGACATCGACCCGGCCTTCGCCGAGCGCAGCGTCAACGAGGGCTTCTCCGGCGGCGAGAAGAAGCGCCACGAGATCCTGCAGCTGGCCCTGCTCCAGCCCAAGATCGCCATCCTGGACGAGACCGACTCCGGCCTCGACGTCGACGCGCTGCGCGTGGTGTCCGAGGGCGTCAACCGGTTCCAGGCCTCCGGCGAGCACGGTGTCCTGCTGATCACGCACTACACCCGCATCCTGCGCCACATCACCCCCGACTTCGTGCACGTCTTCGCGGGCGGCAAGATCGTCGAGTCCGGCGGCAAGGAACTGGCCGAGCAGCTCGAGGCCGAGGGCTACGTGAAATACACCGGGACGCCGGAAGCAGCGACGACCGCCTGA
- a CDS encoding cysteine desulfurase: MTVTGYDVERIRKDFPILQRRLAEDRPLVYLDSANTSQKPQSVIDTLAEHYSLHNANVARAVHQLGEESTAAFEGARDKIAAFIKAPSRDEIVFTRGITEALNLVANVLAWEGPYRVGPGDEVVVTEMEHHSNIVPWQLLTQRTGATLKWFGITDEGRLDLSNIDELITERTKVVSLVHVSNMLGTINPVAEIARRAKEVGALVVLDAAQAGPQLPYDVTATGADLIGFTGHKLLGPTGIGVLWGKSEVLAALPPFHGGGEMIEDVRMERSTYAPAPHKFEAGTPPIAQAIGLGAAIDYLSALGMDNVAAHEQAITGYALGRMLEVPGLRVLGPAEMVDRGGAISFTMEGLHPHDISQVLDSYGIAVRGGHHCAKPAHRRLGAQSSTRVSPYLYTTTAEVDVMIDGLHQVRQFFGVA; encoded by the coding sequence GTGACGGTGACCGGTTACGACGTCGAGCGGATCCGCAAGGACTTCCCGATCCTGCAGCGCAGGCTCGCGGAGGACCGGCCGCTCGTCTATTTGGACAGCGCCAACACCTCGCAGAAGCCGCAGTCGGTGATCGATACGCTCGCCGAGCACTACTCGCTGCACAACGCCAACGTGGCACGCGCGGTGCACCAGTTGGGCGAGGAGTCCACGGCGGCGTTCGAGGGCGCGCGCGACAAGATCGCCGCGTTCATCAAGGCGCCCAGCCGCGACGAGATCGTCTTCACCCGCGGCATCACCGAGGCGCTGAACCTGGTCGCCAACGTGCTCGCGTGGGAAGGGCCGTACCGCGTCGGCCCCGGTGACGAGGTCGTGGTCACCGAGATGGAGCACCACTCCAACATCGTGCCGTGGCAGCTGCTCACCCAGCGCACGGGCGCGACGCTGAAGTGGTTCGGCATCACCGACGAGGGCCGCCTCGACCTGTCGAACATCGACGAGCTGATCACCGAGCGGACCAAGGTCGTCTCGCTGGTCCACGTGTCGAACATGCTCGGCACGATCAACCCGGTCGCCGAGATCGCCCGGCGGGCCAAGGAAGTCGGCGCCCTGGTCGTGCTGGACGCGGCGCAGGCCGGTCCGCAGCTGCCCTACGACGTCACCGCCACCGGGGCCGACCTGATCGGCTTCACCGGGCACAAGCTGCTCGGCCCGACCGGCATCGGCGTGCTGTGGGGTAAGTCCGAGGTTCTCGCCGCGCTGCCTCCGTTCCACGGTGGCGGCGAGATGATCGAGGACGTGCGGATGGAGCGCTCGACGTACGCGCCCGCACCGCACAAGTTCGAGGCGGGCACCCCGCCGATCGCGCAGGCGATCGGGCTGGGCGCGGCCATCGACTACCTCAGCGCGCTGGGCATGGACAACGTCGCCGCGCACGAGCAGGCCATCACCGGCTACGCCCTGGGGCGCATGCTGGAGGTACCCGGCCTGCGGGTCCTCGGTCCGGCCGAGATGGTCGACCGCGGTGGGGCGATCAGCTTCACCATGGAGGGGCTGCACCCCCACGACATCAGTCAGGTGCTCGACTCGTACGGCATCGCCGTGCGCGGCGGCCACCACTGCGCCAAGCCCGCCCATCGCAGGCTCGGCGCGCAGTCCTCGACCCGGGTGTCGCCGTACCTCTACACGACGACCGCCGAGGTCGACGTGATGATCGACGGGCTGCACCAGGTCCGCCAGTTCTTCGGGGTGGCGTGA
- a CDS encoding non-heme iron oxygenase ferredoxin subunit yields MTRACALADLLDGKPHAVEVDDVAVVLVRHGDQVHALADSCSHAELPLSEGELTRKGLECWLHGSCFDLRTGAPSAPPATEPVDVFPVSIVDDQVHVDVTTTLN; encoded by the coding sequence ATGACCCGCGCGTGCGCACTGGCTGATCTGCTCGACGGCAAGCCCCACGCCGTCGAAGTGGACGACGTCGCGGTCGTTCTGGTTCGCCATGGCGACCAGGTGCACGCGCTCGCCGACAGCTGCTCGCACGCCGAACTGCCGCTGTCCGAAGGGGAACTGACGCGCAAGGGCTTGGAGTGCTGGCTGCACGGGTCGTGTTTCGACCTGCGCACCGGTGCCCCGTCGGCGCCGCCCGCGACCGAACCCGTCGACGTGTTCCCGGTGTCCATTGTGGACGACCAGGTGCACGTCGATGTCACCACCACACTCAACTGA
- a CDS encoding metal-sulfur cluster assembly factor, giving the protein MSDEEVQRGAAGMPDQAPRADLASLDDLEEAMRDVVDPELGINVVDLGLVYDIRVEDDNTATIDMTLTSAACPLTDVIEDQTRTALTGGVGLVSDFRINWVWMPPWGPEKITDDGREQLRALGFTV; this is encoded by the coding sequence ATGAGTGACGAAGAAGTCCAGCGCGGCGCCGCGGGTATGCCCGACCAGGCGCCCCGCGCCGACCTTGCCTCCTTGGACGACCTCGAGGAGGCCATGCGCGACGTGGTCGACCCCGAACTCGGCATCAACGTCGTCGACCTCGGTCTGGTCTACGACATCCGGGTCGAGGACGACAACACCGCGACCATCGACATGACGCTGACATCGGCGGCCTGCCCGCTGACCGACGTGATCGAGGACCAGACCCGGACCGCGCTGACCGGGGGAGTGGGCCTGGTGAGCGACTTCCGGATCAACTGGGTCTGGATGCCGCCGTGGGGCCCGGAGAAGATCACCGACGACGGCCGCGAGCAGTTGCGCGCCCTCGGCTTCACTGTGTGA
- the sufU gene encoding Fe-S cluster assembly sulfur transfer protein SufU, whose translation MQLQQMYQEIILDHYKNPHGRGLRDPFDAESFQVNPTCGDEVTLRVKLDGSTVADVSYDGQGCSISQASTSVLTDLVVGHSVADALSTLDAFVELMQGRGQVEPDEDVLEDGIAFAGVAKYPARVKCALLGWMAFKDAVARANGVESHE comes from the coding sequence ATGCAGCTGCAGCAGATGTACCAGGAGATCATCCTGGACCACTACAAGAACCCGCACGGGCGCGGCCTGCGCGACCCGTTCGACGCCGAGTCCTTCCAGGTCAACCCGACCTGCGGGGACGAGGTGACGCTGCGGGTGAAGCTGGACGGCTCGACGGTGGCCGATGTGTCCTACGACGGCCAGGGCTGCTCGATCAGCCAGGCGTCCACATCGGTGCTCACCGACCTCGTGGTCGGCCACAGCGTCGCCGACGCTTTGTCCACTTTGGACGCGTTCGTGGAGCTGATGCAGGGTCGCGGGCAGGTCGAGCCGGACGAGGACGTACTGGAGGACGGCATCGCCTTCGCGGGCGTTGCCAAGTACCCGGCGCGGGTGAAGTGCGCTCTGCTCGGCTGGATGGCTTTCAAGGACGCGGTGGCCCGCGCGAACGGAGTGGAATCCCATGAGTGA
- the sufD gene encoding Fe-S cluster assembly protein SufD: protein MTAAVENPRSQGARVPEASRAEWFSSYDVAAFEQPSGREEIWRFTPMKRIAGLHTGVEATGVATIDVDAPAEVTVETVDRSDARLGQGGVPADRVAAQAYSSFEKATVLTVGKEARASAPVVVTVTGPGEGKVAYGHLQVRAELYAEAVVVIDHRGSGVYADNVEFVVGEAAKLTVVSIQDWADDAVHISAHHAKIGRDAVLKHTVVTLGGNVVRVSPTAAFADKGGEVDLTGLYFADAGQHFEHRTFVDHSAPNCTSNVIYKGALQGDGAHTVWIGDVLIRAVAEGTQTYELNRNLLLTDGARADSVPNLEIETGEIAGAGHASATGRFDDEQLFYLQARGIPEDQARRLVVRGFFHELLMKITVPEVRERLEAAIEAELEAVGV, encoded by the coding sequence ATGACCGCCGCTGTTGAAAACCCGCGCTCGCAGGGAGCGCGGGTTCCCGAGGCGTCACGCGCCGAGTGGTTCTCGTCCTACGACGTGGCCGCGTTCGAGCAGCCGTCCGGCCGCGAGGAGATCTGGCGCTTCACCCCGATGAAGCGCATCGCCGGTCTGCACACCGGCGTCGAGGCGACCGGCGTGGCGACCATCGATGTCGACGCGCCCGCCGAGGTCACCGTCGAGACGGTCGACCGCTCGGACGCGCGCCTTGGCCAGGGCGGTGTCCCGGCCGACCGGGTCGCCGCGCAGGCCTACAGCTCGTTCGAGAAGGCCACCGTGCTGACCGTCGGCAAGGAGGCCCGCGCGTCCGCCCCGGTCGTCGTCACGGTCACCGGGCCCGGCGAGGGCAAGGTCGCCTACGGCCACCTGCAGGTGCGCGCCGAGCTGTACGCCGAGGCCGTCGTGGTCATCGACCACCGTGGGTCCGGCGTGTACGCCGACAACGTCGAGTTCGTCGTGGGTGAGGCCGCCAAGCTCACCGTCGTGTCCATTCAGGACTGGGCCGACGACGCGGTGCACATCTCCGCGCACCACGCCAAGATCGGCCGCGACGCGGTGCTCAAGCACACCGTGGTCACCCTCGGCGGCAACGTCGTGCGGGTCTCCCCGACGGCGGCCTTCGCCGACAAGGGCGGCGAGGTCGACCTCACGGGTCTGTACTTCGCCGACGCGGGCCAGCACTTCGAGCACCGGACCTTCGTGGACCACTCGGCGCCCAACTGCACGTCCAACGTGATCTACAAGGGCGCGCTGCAGGGCGATGGCGCGCACACCGTCTGGATCGGCGACGTGCTGATCCGCGCGGTCGCCGAGGGCACGCAGACCTACGAGCTCAACCGGAACCTGCTGCTCACCGACGGCGCCCGCGCCGACTCGGTGCCGAACCTGGAGATCGAGACCGGCGAGATCGCCGGGGCGGGCCACGCCAGCGCGACTGGCCGCTTCGACGACGAGCAGCTCTTCTACCTGCAGGCCCGCGGCATCCCCGAGGACCAGGCCCGCCGCCTGGTCGTGCGCGGCTTCTTCCACGAGCTGCTGATGAAGATCACGGTTCCCGAGGTGCGCGAGCGCCTGGAAGCCGCGATCGAGGCCGAACTGGAAGCTGTCGGCGTATGA